A genomic window from Cupriavidus metallidurans CH34 includes:
- a CDS encoding FadR/GntR family transcriptional regulator, with amino-acid sequence MSNAPLTSPAPLRRRGRTLAEEVVGSLTENIQQGQLKPGDKLPTESEIMARLGVSRTVVREALSRLQASGMVETRHGIGTFVLNRPAETQSPFRIDPSAIVTAMDVLAMLEFRVSLEAEAASLAATRRSDDQLRAIRRALDDIKHSALEGSDAVGADFEFHLSIARATGNRYFTDIMGHLGTMVIPRSRLQVSQPEREQYLERVNFEHESIYDAIERRDPEAAKAAMRMHLTNSRERLRKASAMAGSAA; translated from the coding sequence ATGTCCAATGCCCCGCTGACTTCGCCCGCTCCCCTGCGCCGCCGTGGCCGCACGCTCGCCGAAGAGGTGGTCGGCAGCCTGACCGAGAATATCCAGCAGGGCCAGCTCAAACCGGGCGACAAACTCCCGACCGAATCCGAAATCATGGCCAGGCTCGGCGTGAGCCGCACGGTGGTGCGTGAGGCGCTATCACGGCTGCAGGCCAGCGGCATGGTGGAAACGCGCCACGGCATCGGCACTTTTGTCCTGAATCGCCCCGCGGAAACGCAATCGCCGTTCCGCATCGACCCTTCGGCCATTGTCACGGCGATGGATGTGCTGGCAATGCTGGAATTCCGCGTCAGCCTGGAAGCCGAAGCAGCCAGCCTGGCTGCCACGCGCCGCAGTGACGACCAACTACGGGCAATTCGCCGGGCACTCGACGACATCAAGCACAGCGCGCTGGAGGGCAGCGATGCGGTAGGTGCCGATTTCGAGTTTCATCTGTCTATCGCACGCGCCACGGGCAACCGATACTTCACGGACATCATGGGCCACCTCGGCACGATGGTGATCCCGCGCAGCCGCCTGCAAGTCAGTCAGCCCGAGCGCGAGCAGTATCTGGAACGCGTGAATTTCGAGCACGAAAGCATCTACGACGCCATCGAGCGACGCGACCCGGAAGCCGCCAAGGCTGCCATGCGGATGCACCTGACCAATAGCCGGGAGCGTTTGCGCAAGGCATCTGCAATGGCGGGATCGGCGGCCTAA
- a CDS encoding TonB-dependent receptor, with amino-acid sequence MQQKILSSAIRVLVSGAASAGLAISVSAVPLVVHAQTAPEGQSSAGSADDRNVLPSVTVTGKGVPNTNDAPTGISRLPETIKETPKTINVVPKEVIEQQQATSLEQILKNVPGITISTGEGNGGQNGDQFRIRGLSAKGDIYVDGLRDFGAYKRDSFNTESVEVIKGPSGETFGVGNIGGLINQSTKRANLNTSTSIDQGVGSASTYRTTVDSNIRLNDTSAVRINGVFQNGRVADRDHVDDDRRGIAIDFGTGLGTSTEWHLNYSYLHRSGAPDFGVPLAQGADGIFRPLPEYNVPGYASSTSYVRNTDRDITDAHIVSSSFMKRLDNGITINNDTRFSFYERDFSSTNPASLNYASLQRLLAGGNVSLSYGAGGGSTYLQRGWGIQNVLSAKGEFYTGSFRHKAMVGLDTIYQRDHRDMGTWTGRMNNQTVMNPIFYNSPGATVSYGGTTRDANSIDVGVFANDRVWFNDQFSLMGSLRWDYFRSEYSTNASSVGGVSDSKKLSPAISAIWEPTKDYMFYTSFSRTYRPVGTDIAVAVGGVQSEVPQNGVNTEPERADTIEVGAKLDFLEKRLGVTGAIFQTKKYNAYTVDPITGDITNGFSDSGEGRRIRGAEIGLSGRITNNWSATMAYAYLDGIVTSATAPTSIGNVAPGVSRHNVTLWTSYDIPHTILPLPGRLTVGGGLQYASAYWADTANTARMPDNFSLDAMIGYKQGKFRASLNAYNLTNRLNYQSSFNVARAVPASGRTFLFNVGMTF; translated from the coding sequence GTGCAGCAAAAAATCCTATCGAGTGCCATCCGCGTGCTGGTTTCTGGCGCGGCCTCAGCCGGTCTGGCAATCTCCGTGTCAGCTGTTCCGCTGGTCGTACATGCGCAAACCGCGCCTGAAGGTCAGAGTTCGGCTGGATCGGCCGACGACAGAAATGTGCTGCCGTCTGTCACGGTAACGGGCAAGGGTGTTCCAAACACCAATGACGCACCGACGGGGATCTCTCGTCTGCCGGAGACCATCAAGGAAACGCCCAAGACGATCAACGTCGTGCCCAAGGAGGTTATCGAGCAGCAGCAGGCCACTTCGCTCGAACAGATCCTGAAGAACGTGCCGGGCATTACGATTTCCACGGGTGAGGGCAACGGCGGGCAGAACGGCGACCAGTTCCGCATTCGCGGCCTTTCCGCCAAGGGCGACATCTATGTCGATGGTCTGCGGGACTTCGGCGCATACAAGCGCGACAGCTTCAACACCGAAAGCGTGGAAGTGATCAAGGGACCGTCGGGTGAGACGTTCGGCGTGGGCAATATCGGTGGTCTGATCAACCAGTCGACCAAGCGGGCGAACCTGAACACGAGCACCAGCATCGACCAGGGCGTCGGGTCGGCGTCGACGTACCGCACGACGGTCGACAGCAATATCCGCCTGAATGATACGTCCGCCGTACGTATCAACGGCGTGTTCCAGAATGGCCGTGTCGCGGATCGCGACCATGTCGACGACGACCGCCGCGGTATCGCCATCGATTTCGGCACCGGCCTCGGCACCAGCACGGAATGGCACCTGAATTACTCCTACCTGCACCGTAGCGGCGCGCCGGATTTCGGTGTGCCGCTGGCGCAGGGTGCGGATGGCATCTTCCGTCCGCTGCCTGAGTACAACGTACCGGGTTACGCGTCGTCGACGTCCTACGTCCGCAATACCGACCGCGACATCACCGACGCCCATATCGTCTCGTCGTCGTTCATGAAACGACTCGACAACGGCATCACCATCAACAACGACACGCGTTTCAGCTTCTACGAGCGCGATTTCTCGTCAACCAACCCGGCGTCGCTCAACTACGCGAGCCTGCAGCGGTTGCTGGCGGGCGGCAACGTGAGTTTGTCGTACGGCGCGGGCGGCGGCTCCACCTATCTGCAGCGCGGCTGGGGCATTCAGAACGTGCTGAGCGCCAAGGGCGAGTTCTATACCGGTAGCTTCCGCCACAAGGCCATGGTCGGCCTGGATACGATCTATCAGCGTGACCATCGCGACATGGGCACGTGGACGGGCCGCATGAACAACCAGACCGTCATGAACCCGATTTTCTACAACAGCCCGGGTGCGACGGTCAGTTATGGCGGCACCACGCGCGATGCGAACTCGATCGACGTTGGCGTATTCGCCAACGACCGCGTCTGGTTCAACGACCAGTTCTCGTTGATGGGCAGCCTGCGCTGGGACTACTTCCGCAGCGAGTATTCGACCAACGCGTCCTCGGTCGGTGGCGTATCCGATTCGAAGAAGCTGAGCCCGGCTATCAGCGCGATCTGGGAGCCGACCAAGGACTACATGTTCTACACGTCGTTCTCGCGCACCTATCGTCCGGTCGGGACCGATATCGCGGTGGCGGTCGGCGGCGTGCAGTCCGAGGTGCCGCAGAACGGCGTCAACACCGAGCCAGAGCGTGCCGACACGATCGAAGTGGGCGCCAAGCTGGATTTCCTCGAAAAGCGCCTGGGCGTGACCGGTGCGATCTTCCAGACGAAGAAGTACAACGCGTACACGGTTGACCCGATCACCGGAGACATCACCAACGGTTTCTCGGATTCGGGTGAAGGCCGACGCATCCGCGGCGCGGAAATTGGCCTGAGCGGGCGGATTACGAACAACTGGTCGGCCACGATGGCATATGCCTACCTGGACGGCATCGTCACCTCGGCCACGGCGCCTACCTCGATTGGCAATGTCGCCCCTGGCGTCTCGCGTCACAATGTGACGCTCTGGACCAGCTATGACATTCCGCACACGATCCTGCCGCTGCCCGGCCGGCTCACGGTGGGTGGTGGTCTCCAGTACGCCTCGGCCTATTGGGCGGACACCGCGAACACCGCGCGTATGCCCGATAACTTCTCGCTCGATGCGATGATCGGTTACAAGCAGGGCAAGTTTCGCGCGTCGCTCAATGCCTACAACCTGACGAATCGCCTGAACTATCAGTCGTCGTTCAACGTGGCACGTGCCGTACCCGCATCCGGGCGGACGTTCCTGTTTAACGTCGGCATGACGTTCTAA
- a CDS encoding YXWGXW repeat-containing protein, producing the protein MSSRLSLPGTVLLSAVCIAAAGLSGCVVEPQRHVERVEVQHITQAPPAPIVEEIPPAPYVDAYWIPGHWAWKGGRYAWNGGHWEQARVNMVYQRAHWSNEHGEWVFHPGRWVELVQQARVAPIVVNVPPPMPRVEVMPPPPGPGHVWIGGYWRWSGGRHEWVAGQWEARRDSAFWVPGHWYRNGGGWAFAGGVWQQY; encoded by the coding sequence ATGTCTTCTCGTCTTTCACTTCCCGGCACTGTTCTGCTCTCGGCCGTTTGCATTGCGGCCGCCGGCCTGAGCGGTTGTGTCGTCGAGCCGCAGCGTCATGTCGAGCGCGTCGAAGTGCAACACATTACCCAGGCACCGCCGGCGCCGATCGTCGAGGAAATTCCTCCGGCCCCATATGTCGACGCCTACTGGATTCCCGGGCACTGGGCCTGGAAGGGCGGCCGCTATGCATGGAACGGCGGGCATTGGGAGCAGGCGCGCGTGAACATGGTGTACCAGCGCGCGCACTGGAGTAACGAGCATGGCGAATGGGTGTTCCATCCCGGGCGCTGGGTGGAGCTGGTGCAGCAGGCCCGTGTGGCGCCGATCGTCGTGAACGTGCCGCCGCCAATGCCACGCGTGGAAGTCATGCCGCCACCGCCCGGTCCAGGGCATGTCTGGATTGGCGGGTACTGGCGGTGGTCAGGCGGCCGGCATGAATGGGTCGCCGGCCAATGGGAAGCGCGGCGCGACAGCGCTTTCTGGGTGCCCGGGCACTGGTATCGCAACGGCGGCGGCTGGGCCTTCGCCGGGGGCGTCTGGCAACAGTATTGA
- a CDS encoding Bug family tripartite tricarboxylate transporter substrate binding protein codes for MFQTLSPIAAQGGTRRVSHLSTLLRRCLGVAIALAAGATVSTTALANTTGTTAWPQKAVTVVVPFPAGGSTDTIARMLAAPLNEKLGQPFVIDNRPGATGAIGATFVKRAPADGYTMMVASIGVYAVNPFLQKNLQYDPAKDFDLLTVAVRAPNVLVANPNFPAKTLQELVAYMKKNPGKVSFATSGAGSSDHLTAALFWQKSGTDGLHVPYKGGAPAISDLLAGQVDVSFQNINAVLQHIRSGKLRALAVTSDKRSAVLPNVPTMAEGGVKDVEVYSWQGVAAPKGLPADVKSRLHGAIVTALKDAKMQQKLNEQGFEVVGNSPEQFAEFETQELKRWKTVIEQGKITAE; via the coding sequence ATGTTCCAGACACTCTCGCCCATTGCGGCGCAAGGGGGCACGCGGCGCGTGTCCCACCTCTCCACGTTGCTGCGCCGCTGCCTTGGTGTGGCCATCGCATTGGCCGCCGGGGCGACCGTAAGCACCACCGCGCTGGCTAACACCACCGGGACCACCGCGTGGCCGCAGAAGGCCGTTACGGTGGTCGTGCCGTTCCCGGCTGGCGGTTCCACCGACACCATCGCGCGGATGCTGGCGGCCCCGCTCAACGAGAAGCTTGGTCAGCCGTTCGTGATCGACAACCGGCCGGGGGCTACCGGCGCGATCGGCGCGACGTTCGTCAAGCGCGCACCCGCTGATGGCTACACGATGATGGTGGCGTCGATCGGTGTCTATGCCGTCAATCCGTTCCTGCAGAAGAACCTGCAGTACGACCCGGCCAAGGACTTCGACCTGCTCACCGTGGCCGTGCGCGCGCCCAATGTGCTGGTCGCCAATCCGAACTTCCCGGCCAAGACGCTGCAAGAACTGGTGGCCTACATGAAGAAGAACCCGGGCAAGGTCAGCTTCGCCACGTCGGGGGCCGGTTCGTCCGACCATCTGACCGCGGCGCTGTTCTGGCAGAAGAGCGGCACGGATGGCTTGCATGTGCCGTACAAGGGCGGCGCGCCCGCGATCTCGGATCTGCTGGCCGGCCAGGTGGACGTGTCCTTCCAGAACATCAACGCGGTGCTTCAGCACATCCGCTCGGGCAAACTGCGCGCGCTGGCCGTAACGTCAGACAAGCGGTCGGCTGTGCTGCCGAACGTGCCGACCATGGCCGAGGGCGGCGTGAAGGACGTGGAGGTGTATTCGTGGCAGGGCGTGGCGGCGCCGAAGGGCCTGCCTGCCGATGTGAAATCGCGCCTGCATGGGGCCATCGTGACGGCACTCAAGGACGCGAAGATGCAGCAGAAGCTCAATGAGCAGGGCTTCGAGGTCGTGGGGAACTCTCCCGAGCAATTCGCGGAGTTCGAGACGCAGGAGCTCAAGCGGTGGAAGACCGTGATCGAGCAGGGCAAGATCACGGCCGAGTGA
- a CDS encoding enoyl-CoA hydratase encodes MPYTTIEIEQRDAVRRVWLARESARNAQSQRMLDELDHAMSEAATDDSVRVVVIGGRGAHFSAGHDLKEAQEKRANFTVEERWAYESERYFNYCMRIWDFPKPTIAQVQGACVSGGFMIANMCDLVVASESAYFSDPVGHSLGAAATEVLIHPWVMGLRKAKEMLFTGDRIDAAEALRIGMVNRVVAEGELEAQTDALAARIAKAPPFGLHLIKRSLNRTLDAQGLRSALSAHFDTHQLSHLGEGFLRARDAGLAKAIVKNVAVDADKQGTR; translated from the coding sequence ATGCCTTACACCACCATCGAAATCGAACAGCGCGACGCCGTGCGTCGCGTCTGGCTGGCGCGCGAAAGCGCCCGTAATGCGCAAAGCCAGCGGATGCTGGACGAACTGGATCACGCGATGTCCGAAGCAGCCACCGACGACTCGGTGCGCGTGGTGGTGATCGGCGGTCGCGGTGCGCACTTTTCCGCCGGGCACGATCTCAAGGAAGCGCAGGAGAAACGCGCCAACTTCACGGTGGAGGAGCGCTGGGCGTACGAAAGCGAGCGGTACTTCAACTACTGCATGCGCATCTGGGATTTCCCAAAGCCGACCATCGCGCAAGTGCAGGGCGCATGCGTCTCCGGCGGCTTCATGATCGCCAATATGTGCGATCTGGTGGTGGCTTCCGAGTCGGCGTACTTCTCCGATCCGGTCGGCCATTCGCTCGGCGCGGCGGCCACCGAGGTGCTGATTCATCCGTGGGTCATGGGGCTCAGGAAAGCCAAGGAAATGCTCTTCACCGGGGATCGGATCGATGCGGCTGAAGCGTTGCGCATCGGCATGGTGAATCGGGTGGTCGCGGAAGGGGAACTGGAAGCGCAAACCGATGCGCTGGCCGCCCGTATCGCCAAGGCGCCGCCGTTCGGCCTGCATCTGATCAAGCGCTCCCTGAACCGCACGCTGGACGCGCAGGGTCTTCGCTCGGCGCTGTCGGCGCACTTCGACACCCATCAGCTCTCTCATCTCGGGGAGGGGTTCCTGCGCGCGCGGGATGCCGGCCTTGCCAAGGCCATCGTCAAGAATGTCGCCGTGGACGCCGACAAGCAAGGAACCCGCTGA
- the gudD gene encoding glucarate dehydratase — protein sequence MNAASLQGAAGATPVVTELTVVPVAGHDSMLMNLSGAHGPYFTRNIVILRDSAGNTGVGEVPGGEGIRKTLEDARPLVVGQPIGQYQAMLNKVRATFASRDAGGRGLQTFDLRITIHAVTALEAALLDLLGKHLQVPVAALLGEGQQRDAVEMLGYLFYVGDRQRTTLDYRTEPDADNEWFRLRNEVAMDAKGVVRLAEAAYERYGFNDFKLKGGVLSGDEEMEAILALHERFPKARVTLDPNGGWLLADAIRLCRDKHGVLAYAEDPCGAEDGYSGREIMAEFRTATGLPTATNMIATDWRQMGHAVRLHSVDIPLADPHFWTMQGSVRVAQMCAEWGLTWGSHSNNHFDISLAMFTHVAAAAPGRVTAIDTHWIWQDGEHLTRNPLRIEGGLVQVPKTPGLGVELDMDALARANRLYQEKGLGARDDAIAMQFLIPGWKFNNKMPCMVR from the coding sequence ATGAATGCCGCTTCCCTTCAAGGCGCCGCTGGTGCCACGCCTGTCGTCACTGAACTGACCGTTGTCCCCGTCGCCGGCCACGACAGCATGCTGATGAACCTGTCGGGGGCCCACGGCCCGTACTTCACCCGCAACATCGTGATTCTGCGCGACAGCGCAGGCAATACCGGCGTTGGCGAAGTGCCGGGCGGCGAGGGCATTCGCAAGACGCTCGAGGACGCGCGCCCGCTCGTGGTGGGTCAACCGATCGGCCAGTATCAGGCGATGCTGAACAAGGTTCGAGCCACGTTCGCGAGCCGCGATGCCGGGGGACGTGGTCTGCAGACCTTCGACCTGCGCATCACGATCCATGCCGTGACCGCGCTTGAAGCTGCGCTGCTCGATCTGCTCGGCAAGCACCTTCAGGTGCCCGTGGCGGCCCTGCTCGGCGAAGGCCAGCAGCGCGACGCGGTGGAGATGCTGGGCTACCTGTTCTACGTCGGTGATCGCCAGCGTACGACGCTTGACTATCGCACCGAGCCCGATGCGGACAACGAATGGTTCCGCCTGCGCAATGAAGTGGCGATGGATGCGAAAGGCGTGGTGCGACTGGCCGAGGCCGCGTACGAGCGCTACGGCTTCAACGATTTCAAGCTCAAGGGTGGCGTGCTGAGCGGTGACGAGGAAATGGAGGCGATCCTCGCGCTGCATGAGCGTTTTCCGAAAGCACGCGTCACGCTCGACCCGAACGGCGGCTGGCTGCTGGCCGACGCGATCCGCCTCTGCCGCGACAAGCATGGCGTGCTGGCCTATGCGGAGGATCCCTGCGGCGCCGAGGACGGCTATTCGGGCCGCGAGATCATGGCCGAGTTCCGCACTGCCACCGGACTACCTACGGCCACCAACATGATCGCCACCGACTGGCGTCAGATGGGTCATGCGGTGCGCCTGCATTCGGTCGACATTCCGCTGGCCGATCCGCACTTCTGGACCATGCAGGGCTCGGTCCGCGTGGCGCAGATGTGCGCGGAGTGGGGGCTGACCTGGGGCTCGCACTCGAACAATCACTTCGATATTTCGCTGGCGATGTTCACGCATGTGGCCGCCGCCGCGCCGGGCCGCGTGACGGCAATCGACACGCACTGGATCTGGCAGGACGGTGAGCACCTGACACGCAACCCGCTCAGGATCGAAGGTGGCCTGGTGCAGGTACCGAAGACACCTGGTCTGGGCGTGGAGCTGGATATGGATGCGCTCGCGCGCGCCAACCGCCTCTATCAGGAAAAGGGACTCGGCGCGCGCGACGATGCGATCGCGATGCAGTTCCTGATCCCTGGCTGGAAGTTCAACAACAAGATGCCCTGCATGGTGCGCTGA
- a CDS encoding alpha-hydroxy acid oxidase: MQIPTDTVSLRDYEYRFHERVDPAIRAYIAGAAADAVTQRENGAAFERIRLMPRALVDMSQASARSELFGETLDYPILIAPTAYHKLVHPDGELATVQGASLTRTWMTVSTQASVTLEEVARASTAPLWFQLYMQPRREDSLALVRRAEQAGYKALVVTIDAAVSGIRNVEQRAGFRLPDGVSAVNLAGFAANEPIRASVGSPIFRGMLAHAPTWSDIEWLCGQTTLPVLVKGLLNPADVPAALNAGVSGIIVSNHGGRVLDTLPATIDVLPAVAAAVAGAVPILLDGGVRRGTDIVKAIALGASAVLLGQPVLHALAVGGMPGVVHMLTLLQTELEAAMALLGRPTLRDIDASTLMGRTA; encoded by the coding sequence ATGCAGATCCCCACCGACACTGTTTCGCTGCGTGACTACGAATATCGCTTTCACGAAAGGGTGGACCCGGCGATTCGCGCCTACATCGCGGGCGCGGCGGCCGATGCAGTAACGCAGCGCGAGAACGGTGCCGCATTCGAGCGCATCAGGCTGATGCCTCGCGCGCTTGTCGACATGTCGCAGGCATCGGCCCGGTCCGAACTGTTCGGCGAGACGCTCGACTATCCGATCCTGATTGCCCCAACCGCGTATCACAAGCTCGTCCATCCCGACGGTGAGCTGGCGACGGTTCAGGGGGCGTCCCTCACCCGCACCTGGATGACTGTCAGCACCCAGGCCAGCGTCACGCTGGAAGAGGTCGCGCGCGCATCCACCGCGCCACTCTGGTTTCAGCTCTACATGCAGCCACGTCGCGAGGATTCGCTGGCGCTGGTCCGCAGGGCGGAGCAGGCGGGCTACAAGGCGTTGGTGGTGACGATCGACGCTGCTGTCAGCGGCATCCGCAATGTCGAGCAGCGCGCGGGGTTTCGATTGCCCGATGGCGTCAGCGCGGTCAATCTTGCTGGGTTTGCCGCGAACGAGCCGATTCGCGCAAGCGTCGGGAGTCCGATCTTTCGCGGTATGTTGGCCCATGCACCTACCTGGTCTGACATCGAGTGGCTATGCGGACAGACCACGTTGCCGGTACTCGTCAAGGGCTTGCTCAATCCGGCCGACGTGCCTGCCGCGCTGAATGCGGGGGTGTCGGGCATCATCGTGTCGAATCACGGTGGCCGCGTGCTCGACACGCTTCCCGCCACGATCGACGTGCTGCCCGCTGTTGCCGCCGCCGTGGCTGGTGCCGTGCCGATCCTGCTCGACGGCGGCGTGCGGCGCGGTACGGATATCGTCAAGGCGATCGCGCTGGGTGCCTCCGCGGTACTGCTTGGCCAGCCAGTGTTGCACGCGCTGGCGGTCGGCGGGATGCCGGGCGTGGTCCATATGCTGACGCTGCTGCAAACCGAACTGGAAGCCGCGATGGCATTGCTCGGCAGGCCGACACTGCGCGATATTGATGCGTCGACGTTGATGGGCCGGACGGCGTAG
- a CDS encoding IclR family transcriptional regulator, whose amino-acid sequence MRDEAVGRKTAGAQTLRRGLEILRLLARHQEEGATLADIVTESGLERPTAYRLLCSLEEERFVERNIHSKRYRLGIDAMQLGAAAAEKAPIVDLVAPLMKKLARVSGDTVFLVVPQGDFTVCLHREEGPFPVRVFTTVPGQRRLLGIGAGGLALMSAMSDDAIREVHKRKHALYAEAGMPISRLLAAAARSRRKGYAEIVDTITEGVSGVGCAFQLPFGASAAISFGAISSRMNASRRDELGALMVRELSTMNPAG is encoded by the coding sequence ATGCGCGATGAGGCGGTGGGAAGGAAGACCGCGGGCGCGCAAACATTGCGCCGGGGGCTGGAAATCCTGAGGCTGCTGGCCCGCCATCAGGAAGAAGGCGCGACGCTGGCGGATATCGTCACGGAAAGCGGCCTGGAGCGGCCGACGGCATATCGGCTGCTCTGCTCGCTCGAGGAGGAACGCTTCGTCGAGCGCAACATCCACAGCAAGCGCTACCGGCTCGGCATCGACGCTATGCAGCTTGGCGCCGCCGCCGCGGAGAAGGCGCCAATCGTCGATCTGGTCGCGCCTCTGATGAAAAAGCTGGCTCGCGTGTCGGGCGACACGGTCTTCCTGGTGGTGCCACAAGGAGACTTCACGGTCTGCCTGCACCGCGAGGAAGGGCCGTTCCCCGTGCGCGTGTTCACGACGGTGCCGGGCCAACGCCGGCTACTGGGCATCGGCGCTGGCGGCCTCGCGCTGATGTCGGCAATGTCGGACGACGCGATCCGCGAGGTTCACAAGCGCAAGCACGCACTTTATGCCGAAGCCGGAATGCCGATCTCGCGACTACTGGCGGCGGCAGCCAGAAGCCGACGCAAGGGCTATGCGGAGATCGTGGATACCATCACCGAAGGCGTCTCCGGCGTGGGATGCGCGTTCCAGTTGCCGTTTGGCGCGTCGGCGGCCATCAGCTTCGGCGCGATCAGCAGCCGCATGAACGCAAGCCGCCGAGACGAACTCGGCGCGTTGATGGTGCGGGAGCTATCGACGATGAACCCGGCTGGATAG
- a CDS encoding Fe2+-dependent dioxygenase: protein MLIQIPNVLTPEEVRYCRQRLESSNWVDGRVTAGDLAAQSKLNLQIPVDSEVAQELGEFILTALGRNASYHSAALPLRVLPPMFNRYEGGMTFGTHVDNAIRTVPGTGGMRIRADVSSTLFLTDPDEYDGGELVIKDLYGSHTVKLPAGHMVVYPASSLHAVTPVTRGARWASFFWAQSMVKDDGQRTMLYELDLTIMEVRRQLGDDKDAVLALVNHYHNLLRRWAEL from the coding sequence ATGCTCATTCAGATACCCAATGTCCTCACGCCGGAGGAAGTCCGGTACTGCAGGCAACGGCTGGAAAGTTCGAACTGGGTCGACGGTCGCGTTACTGCGGGCGATCTCGCGGCCCAGTCCAAGCTCAATCTGCAGATTCCCGTCGATAGCGAGGTAGCACAGGAACTCGGCGAGTTCATCCTGACCGCGCTGGGTCGCAATGCCTCGTATCACTCCGCCGCGCTGCCTCTGCGCGTCTTGCCGCCGATGTTCAATCGCTATGAAGGCGGCATGACATTCGGCACGCACGTGGACAATGCCATCCGTACCGTGCCGGGCACCGGCGGGATGCGTATCCGCGCCGATGTCTCTAGCACGCTCTTCCTGACCGATCCCGACGAGTACGACGGCGGAGAACTCGTGATCAAGGACCTGTACGGTAGCCATACGGTGAAGCTGCCGGCCGGGCACATGGTGGTCTATCCTGCGTCGTCGCTGCACGCCGTGACTCCGGTCACGCGCGGCGCTCGCTGGGCTTCGTTCTTCTGGGCGCAATCGATGGTCAAGGACGACGGCCAGCGGACGATGCTCTACGAACTCGATCTGACGATCATGGAAGTCCGCAGGCAACTCGGCGACGACAAAGACGCCGTGCTCGCGCTGGTCAACCACTATCACAACCTGCTCAGGCGCTGGGCAGAGCTTTGA